One window of the Maribacter algicola genome contains the following:
- a CDS encoding glutamate synthase subunit beta — MGKITGFLEFDRKVESYAPVEERIKNYREFTLPMEEKDLKDQGARCMDCGIPFCHSGCPLGNLIPDFNDAVYRGKWEKASEILHSTNNFPEFTGRLCPAPCEEACVLGINEDPVSIENIEKNIVETAFKKGWIKAKPPAVRTGKKVAVIGSGPAGLAAAQQLNRAGHEVTVYERDEKPGGLLRYGIPDFKMEKHIIDRRLDVLKEEGIKFHCGVHIGKDIKADSLLDDFDALVLTGGATVRRNLPIEGAELKGVVQAMDFLGQNNRRVDGFKELGEEILATDKDVIVIGGGDTGSDCIGTSFRHGAKSVSNFEIMPMATTERPKDQPWPFWPMRLRTSSSHKEGAERFFSISTKKFIGDEKGNLKGLITSEVEWVKVPGQRPQLKEVEGTEKEWKCDLALLALGFTGSENTVAEQLGLEMDNRTNIKASEIDYKTNVPGVFVAGDQRRGQSLIVWAISEGRQAAYHVDKYLMGESALPLKGDGDLPRV; from the coding sequence ATGGGGAAGATAACAGGATTTTTGGAATTCGATAGAAAGGTAGAATCCTATGCTCCCGTGGAGGAGCGAATAAAAAACTATAGGGAGTTTACACTACCTATGGAAGAAAAGGATCTAAAAGACCAAGGGGCCCGATGCATGGATTGCGGCATCCCATTTTGTCACAGTGGTTGCCCATTGGGCAATTTAATACCAGATTTTAACGATGCGGTATATCGAGGTAAATGGGAAAAAGCTAGTGAAATATTGCACTCCACCAATAATTTTCCAGAATTTACAGGTAGATTGTGCCCAGCCCCTTGTGAGGAGGCCTGCGTATTGGGAATAAACGAAGACCCGGTATCCATTGAGAATATTGAAAAAAATATAGTGGAGACTGCATTCAAAAAAGGTTGGATCAAGGCAAAACCACCAGCAGTTAGAACTGGTAAAAAAGTGGCCGTAATAGGGTCAGGACCTGCAGGGTTGGCTGCCGCACAGCAATTGAACAGGGCCGGTCACGAGGTAACCGTATATGAAAGGGATGAAAAACCCGGAGGCCTACTACGCTATGGAATTCCAGATTTTAAGATGGAAAAGCATATTATCGACCGAAGGCTCGATGTACTTAAGGAAGAAGGAATTAAATTCCATTGTGGTGTACATATTGGAAAAGATATCAAAGCAGATAGCCTTCTAGATGATTTTGATGCTTTAGTGTTAACTGGTGGGGCCACCGTTAGAAGAAATCTACCCATTGAAGGTGCCGAGCTTAAAGGGGTGGTGCAGGCCATGGATTTCTTGGGCCAGAATAATAGGCGTGTCGATGGATTCAAAGAATTGGGAGAGGAAATTTTGGCAACGGATAAAGATGTTATCGTCATTGGAGGGGGAGATACCGGATCAGATTGTATTGGTACTTCATTTAGACATGGTGCCAAATCGGTTTCCAATTTTGAAATAATGCCAATGGCAACCACTGAAAGACCTAAGGACCAACCTTGGCCGTTTTGGCCAATGCGATTGAGGACTAGTTCCTCCCATAAGGAAGGGGCGGAGCGTTTCTTTAGTATCTCGACCAAAAAGTTTATAGGCGATGAAAAAGGCAACCTTAAAGGGTTGATAACTTCGGAAGTAGAATGGGTCAAAGTACCCGGACAAAGACCGCAATTAAAGGAGGTTGAGGGCACTGAAAAGGAATGGAAATGTGATTTGGCACTATTGGCACTTGGTTTTACTGGTTCAGAGAATACCGTTGCGGAGCAACTAGGTTTGGAAATGGACAATAGGACCAACATTAAGGCTTCAGAAATCGATTATAAAACAAATGTACCGGGAGTTTTTGTTGCCGGTGACCAGCGAAGGGGACAATCCTTGATTGTTTGGGCCATTTCAGAAGGCAGGCAGGCAGCCTACCATGTAGACAAATACCTTATGGGGGAATCTGCATTGCCATTAAAAGGTGATGGAGATTTACCGAGGGTATAG